One Treponema pectinovorum DNA segment encodes these proteins:
- a CDS encoding argininosuccinate synthase has product MAKDKVVLAYSGGLDTTVIIPWLKENYDYDVIAVCIDVGQGDDWKKIKERALKTGASACYVVDARKEYVEEYIWPALKANAVYEDEYLLGTSTARPLIGKILVEYARQENAVAICHGATGKGNDQVRFELAIKAFAPDLKVIAAWRDDKWNMNSREDEIKFLEDRGLEVPMKKDQSYSRDENIWHISHEGLELEKTANEPNYPHMLKNTVVPETAGEGEYVTIEWEKGIPVKLNGKSMDGLSLMEELNKIGGRNGIGLVDICENRCVGMKSRGVYETPGGAILYFAHRMMDHLCLDRDTYHYKQQVSLRLAELIYDGKVFTPLYEALMAFVDKTQETVTGWTKLKLVKGQIRAAGSDSKYSLYNEDIASFTTGELYNHKDAQGFITLFGLPLKVRAMMEQKNGEGQAVANSSSLKKRPTE; this is encoded by the coding sequence ATGGCTAAAGATAAGGTTGTACTTGCTTATTCTGGTGGATTGGACACGACGGTTATAATTCCATGGCTCAAAGAAAATTACGATTATGATGTTATAGCAGTCTGCATAGATGTTGGTCAGGGAGATGACTGGAAAAAAATAAAAGAGCGCGCGCTAAAAACTGGTGCTTCTGCCTGCTATGTAGTTGATGCAAGAAAAGAATATGTCGAAGAATACATCTGGCCTGCACTAAAAGCGAATGCTGTTTATGAAGATGAATATCTTTTGGGAACTTCAACAGCACGACCTCTAATCGGTAAAATTTTAGTTGAATATGCAAGACAGGAAAATGCGGTTGCAATCTGCCACGGAGCAACAGGTAAAGGAAACGATCAGGTTCGTTTTGAACTTGCAATCAAAGCGTTTGCCCCAGATTTAAAAGTTATTGCCGCTTGGCGTGATGACAAATGGAATATGAATAGCCGCGAAGATGAAATCAAATTTTTGGAAGACCGTGGGCTTGAAGTTCCTATGAAAAAAGACCAGTCATACTCTCGCGATGAAAATATTTGGCACATAAGCCACGAAGGTCTTGAGCTTGAAAAAACTGCAAACGAGCCAAATTATCCTCACATGCTAAAAAATACAGTTGTTCCAGAAACAGCTGGCGAAGGCGAATATGTTACAATCGAGTGGGAAAAAGGAATTCCTGTAAAGTTGAACGGAAAGTCGATGGACGGTCTTTCTCTTATGGAAGAACTCAACAAAATTGGCGGAAGAAATGGAATTGGGCTTGTTGACATCTGCGAAAATCGCTGTGTTGGAATGAAAAGCCGCGGTGTATACGAAACTCCAGGTGGAGCAATTTTGTACTTTGCGCATAGAATGATGGACCACCTCTGTCTTGATCGCGACACATATCATTACAAGCAGCAGGTTTCTCTGCGCCTTGCGGAACTTATCTACGACGGTAAAGTTTTTACACCGCTTTACGAAGCGCTGATGGCTTTTGTCGATAAGACACAGGAAACAGTAACAGGCTGGACAAAATTAAAACTTGTAAAAGGTCAGATTAGAGCCGCAGGTTCTGATTCAAAATACAGCTTATATAATGAAGACATTGCATCCTTTACAACAGGCGAACTTTACAATCACAAAGATGCGCAGGGCTTTATAACCTTGTTTGGGCTTCCGTTAAAAGTTCGCGCTATGATGGAACAAAAAAATGGAGAAGGTCAGGCTGTTGCAAATAGTTCTAGCTTAAAGAAACGCCCGACAGAATAA
- a CDS encoding M28 family peptidase, giving the protein MSEIQEALKSYVAEGTDRLAFLQDYLSCRGVSTSVIHLDGKKHLYVNFSSFSYNPQFRIKTLISHYDIVKGSPGANDNSCANLAIANFAVKVNERAKKNRINNIRIFFTDGEELGECGVSEQGAFALAELFCKLGIKNDDVYVFDSVGRGTTPVLARAGFDFASRVNKNSSFAKNFLDLYKRTQQILSDVSPNNWMTLPVPYSDNAGFLACAIPAVAITMLPKEEATKYYKELMKDKNLEKAVMNAKLDDDADFKFKYQERMPLTWRLFHTPYDNLMSLTPESFDVIARILDRLLI; this is encoded by the coding sequence ATGAGCGAAATACAAGAAGCGCTAAAATCTTACGTTGCAGAAGGAACAGACAGGCTTGCTTTTTTGCAGGACTATCTTTCTTGCCGTGGCGTAAGCACTTCTGTAATTCACCTCGACGGAAAAAAACACCTTTACGTAAATTTTTCATCTTTTTCGTATAATCCTCAATTCAGGATAAAGACTTTAATCTCTCATTACGACATCGTAAAAGGTAGCCCTGGAGCAAACGATAACAGTTGTGCAAATCTTGCCATCGCGAACTTTGCTGTAAAAGTCAATGAGCGTGCCAAAAAAAACAGGATAAACAATATTCGCATTTTTTTTACAGATGGCGAAGAATTAGGCGAGTGCGGTGTAAGTGAACAGGGTGCATTTGCACTTGCAGAACTTTTTTGCAAACTTGGGATAAAAAATGACGACGTTTATGTTTTTGATTCTGTTGGAAGAGGAACAACGCCGGTTCTTGCCAGAGCAGGTTTTGATTTTGCGAGCCGAGTAAATAAAAATTCATCCTTTGCAAAAAACTTTTTGGATTTGTACAAGAGAACTCAACAAATCCTTTCTGATGTAAGTCCAAATAATTGGATGACGCTTCCCGTTCCTTATAGCGATAATGCAGGTTTTTTGGCGTGTGCAATTCCTGCTGTTGCAATAACGATGCTCCCAAAAGAAGAAGCGACAAAATACTACAAAGAATTGATGAAAGATAAAAATCTTGAAAAAGCGGTGATGAATGCAAAACTCGACGATGATGCAGATTTTAAATTCAAATATCAGGAAAGAATGCCTTTAACCTGGAGACTTTTTCACACGCCATACGACAACCTTATGAGTTTAACTCCGGAAAGCTTTGATGTAATCGCAAGAATTTTAGACAGACTTTTGATATAA
- the dnaK gene encoding molecular chaperone DnaK — MGKIIGIDLGTTTSEVSVMENGQATVIQNSEGGRITPSVVGFTSKGERIVGASAKNQAITNPKNTIYEVKRLIGKHYSDLQDELSRVPYAIKQKGENVVVSVTDNGQEKEYTPQEISAFILQKMKKTAEDYLGETVTDAVITVPAYFNDAQRQATKDAGTIAGLNVKRIINEPTAAALAFGLKEDKNKEKVLAVIDEGGGTLDVTILDMADGVFEVKATNGDTHLGGADWDNAISDWLVSSFKADTGIDLSKDAMAMQRIKDESEKAKIALSNQTTTDINLPFITADATGPKHLQKTLTRAEFERMTQNLWDRVLIPCQNALKDSGYEKSQIDEVLLIGGSSRMPKFQEVIKNFFGKEPLKGINPDEAVSMGAAIQGGVLAGDVKDVLLLDVTPLSLGIETMGGVMTKLIPRNTTIPTKKSQVFSTAADGQTAVTIHVLQGEREMAAENKTLGNFDLVGIPSAPRGVPQIEVTFDIDANGIVHVSAKDLGTGKEQHIQITSSSGLSKEEIDRMVKDAEAHADEDKKQREAIDVKNEADSLIYSTEKSLKDLGDKVSAADKQKVEEGIAELKKAVESNNTEDIKAKTEALKQSSYKIAEEVYKQQQSAGAGANASSSGANNSAGADAGSSANSSNSGFDKGTADDVDYEVHDDK; from the coding sequence ATGGGAAAGATTATTGGTATTGACCTTGGTACTACAACTTCTGAAGTATCGGTTATGGAAAACGGACAGGCAACTGTTATTCAAAACTCAGAAGGTGGAAGAATTACTCCATCTGTTGTTGGGTTCACATCTAAAGGAGAGAGAATTGTTGGTGCATCTGCAAAAAATCAGGCAATCACCAACCCAAAAAACACTATATACGAAGTAAAACGCCTTATCGGTAAGCATTATTCAGACTTGCAGGATGAGCTTTCTCGCGTTCCTTATGCAATTAAGCAGAAAGGAGAGAACGTTGTTGTTTCGGTAACGGATAACGGTCAGGAAAAGGAATACACACCACAGGAAATTTCTGCATTCATCTTGCAAAAAATGAAGAAAACCGCAGAAGACTATTTGGGCGAAACTGTTACTGATGCTGTAATCACCGTTCCTGCATATTTTAACGATGCTCAAAGACAGGCAACAAAAGATGCCGGAACTATTGCAGGTCTAAACGTAAAGAGAATTATCAACGAACCTACAGCCGCTGCACTTGCTTTTGGTCTTAAAGAAGATAAAAACAAGGAAAAAGTTCTGGCTGTAATCGACGAAGGTGGTGGTACTCTCGATGTTACGATTCTCGATATGGCAGACGGCGTTTTTGAAGTAAAGGCTACAAACGGCGACACTCATTTGGGTGGTGCTGACTGGGATAACGCTATTTCTGACTGGCTTGTATCTTCATTCAAGGCAGACACTGGAATTGATTTATCTAAAGACGCAATGGCTATGCAGCGTATAAAAGACGAATCTGAAAAAGCAAAAATTGCTCTTTCTAACCAGACGACAACGGACATAAACCTTCCGTTTATCACTGCGGATGCAACAGGACCAAAACACTTGCAAAAGACTTTGACTCGTGCAGAGTTTGAAAGAATGACACAAAACCTTTGGGACAGAGTTTTAATTCCTTGCCAGAATGCGCTTAAAGATTCTGGATACGAAAAATCGCAAATCGATGAAGTTCTTTTGATTGGTGGTTCTTCTCGTATGCCAAAATTCCAGGAAGTTATAAAAAATTTCTTTGGAAAAGAACCTCTTAAAGGAATAAACCCAGACGAAGCGGTTTCTATGGGTGCTGCAATTCAAGGTGGAGTTCTTGCAGGCGATGTAAAAGATGTTCTCTTGCTTGATGTAACTCCTCTTTCTTTGGGAATTGAAACGATGGGTGGAGTAATGACAAAACTCATTCCAAGAAATACGACAATTCCTACAAAAAAGAGTCAGGTATTTTCTACTGCTGCCGACGGACAGACTGCTGTAACTATTCACGTATTGCAGGGTGAACGAGAGATGGCTGCAGAAAACAAAACTCTTGGAAACTTTGACTTGGTTGGTATTCCTTCTGCTCCTCGTGGAGTTCCTCAGATTGAAGTTACTTTTGATATCGATGCAAACGGTATTGTTCACGTATCTGCAAAGGATTTAGGAACAGGAAAAGAGCAGCATATTCAAATTACTTCTTCTTCTGGATTGAGCAAGGAAGAAATTGATAGAATGGTTAAAGATGCCGAAGCTCACGCCGACGAAGACAAAAAGCAGCGCGAAGCAATCGACGTTAAAAACGAAGCCGACAGTTTAATCTATTCAACAGAAAAGAGCTTAAAAGATTTAGGCGACAAAGTTTCTGCTGCAGATAAACAAAAGGTTGAAGAAGGCATTGCAGAACTTAAAAAAGCTGTAGAAAGCAACAATACAGAAGATATTAAGGCAAAGACAGAAGCTTTAAAACAGTCTTCTTATAAGATTGCAGAAGAAGTCTACAAGCAGCAGCAGTCTGCTGGAGCAGGTGCAAATGCTTCTTCTAGCGGTGCAAATAATTCGGCTGGAGCGGATGCAGGTTCTTCTGCAAATTCGTCAAACAGCGGTTTTGATAAAGGTACTGCTGACGACGTTGACTATGAAGTTCACGACGACAAATAA
- a CDS encoding lactate utilization protein — translation MNFLEIVKAFEKNGFEAYFEKTVADGVKKCLSFIPQGSVVGWGGSMSCVDSGLIKSVKESFTIIDRDTAKDSQERNALLRKILAEADVFLTSFNAVTEDGKALNIDGSGNRVAAISFGPKSVIALVGKNKIVKDEDQAYERASTVAAGKNAVRFGKKYEEGDSLCNIVQILRRGGNGRIKIVFVDEELGY, via the coding sequence ATGAATTTTTTAGAAATTGTAAAAGCTTTTGAAAAGAACGGTTTTGAGGCTTATTTTGAAAAAACTGTTGCAGATGGCGTAAAAAAATGCCTTTCTTTCATACCTCAAGGCTCTGTTGTCGGCTGGGGCGGCTCTATGAGTTGCGTAGATTCTGGTCTTATAAAGTCTGTAAAAGAGAGTTTTACCATAATTGACCGAGATACTGCAAAAGATTCACAAGAACGCAATGCCTTGCTCAGAAAAATTTTAGCAGAAGCGGATGTTTTTTTGACGAGTTTTAACGCTGTAACGGAAGACGGAAAAGCTTTAAACATAGACGGAAGTGGAAATCGAGTGGCTGCAATTTCTTTTGGCCCAAAATCCGTAATCGCTCTGGTCGGAAAAAACAAAATTGTAAAGGATGAAGACCAAGCATACGAGAGGGCAAGCACGGTTGCCGCAGGAAAAAATGCAGTTCGCTTTGGCAAAAAATATGAAGAAGGCGACAGCCTTTGCAATATCGTTCAAATTTTGCGCCGTGGCGGAAACGGCAGAATCAAAATCGTATTTGTCGATGAAGAATTAGGATATTGA
- the pelA gene encoding pectate lyase codes for MKNINFLMVLAILLSSCVVSSQNFEQDFEQEEFFKLTSKSYNAIDIKDFSDGFNHARYSYPNSIPPWSLYNEDNILGFAENMIYTQNLDGGWAKNLDLQRIYTIQELKQIREQNKNVPPVTYGLKTSSNASTMDNGNIHSQIKYLCQAYQQVKDDKSIDSKRYLDCATKALTWIFNAQHPVSGGFTGADVYAITYNDNVMTNSLTLLKDISNGKDYFCVFPEETRQKAKSAYERGIECILKTQITLTLDDGTKILTAWCQQHNHETLKPVWAREFEPPSVCSSESFKVLRFLMTEENPTPEIKKAIIAGCEFFDRNDVKIFGKKLVATKLASPRKENGRTYNTDKTLQDSDPSDVLWARFYALDSSFDVVIGARKPIVGTYPSVLKPIWCDRGCKYVDSFNELSFERRNGYGYTTTSGRSLSSAYSAWKAKHGL; via the coding sequence ATGAAAAATATTAATTTTTTAATGGTTTTAGCGATATTATTGAGCAGTTGTGTTGTCTCATCGCAGAATTTTGAGCAAGATTTTGAGCAAGAAGAGTTTTTTAAACTAACATCAAAATCATACAATGCTATAGACATAAAAGATTTTAGCGACGGTTTTAATCATGCACGCTATTCGTATCCAAATTCAATTCCTCCTTGGTCTTTATATAACGAAGATAATATATTGGGTTTTGCAGAAAATATGATTTACACTCAAAATCTAGATGGAGGTTGGGCAAAAAATCTCGATCTTCAGCGCATATACACGATTCAAGAATTAAAGCAGATTCGAGAGCAAAATAAAAATGTTCCTCCTGTAACCTACGGTTTAAAAACTTCTTCAAATGCGAGCACGATGGATAACGGCAACATCCATTCGCAGATAAAATATCTTTGTCAGGCTTACCAGCAGGTAAAAGACGATAAAAGTATCGATTCAAAACGCTATCTTGACTGTGCAACAAAGGCTTTAACCTGGATTTTTAACGCTCAGCATCCTGTTAGCGGTGGCTTTACCGGTGCAGATGTTTATGCAATCACTTATAACGACAACGTTATGACCAATAGCCTTACACTTTTAAAAGATATTTCCAATGGAAAAGATTATTTTTGCGTTTTCCCAGAAGAAACAAGGCAAAAGGCAAAATCAGCGTACGAGAGAGGAATTGAATGCATCTTAAAAACCCAGATTACGCTTACCTTAGACGATGGAACAAAAATATTAACGGCGTGGTGCCAGCAGCATAACCACGAAACTTTAAAACCTGTTTGGGCAAGAGAATTTGAACCACCTTCTGTATGCTCGTCTGAAAGTTTTAAAGTTTTAAGATTTTTGATGACAGAAGAAAACCCAACCCCAGAAATAAAAAAAGCGATAATCGCAGGCTGTGAATTTTTTGACCGCAATGATGTAAAAATTTTTGGCAAAAAGCTTGTGGCAACAAAACTTGCATCGCCTCGTAAAGAAAACGGCAGAACTTATAACACGGACAAAACTTTGCAGGATTCAGATCCAAGCGATGTGCTTTGGGCAAGGTTTTACGCTTTAGATTCTTCTTTTGATGTTGTAATCGGAGCCAGAAAGCCCATCGTTGGAACTTATCCTTCTGTTTTAAAACCTATTTGGTGCGACAGAGGCTGTAAATATGTAGACTCGTTTAATGAACTTTCTTTTGAAAGGCGAAACGGCTATGGCTACACCACAACTTCTGGACGCAGTTTGAGCAGTGCGTATTCTGCTTGGAAGGCAAAACACGGACTTTGA
- a CDS encoding nucleotide exchange factor GrpE, translating to MENDDMKAENQTAQNQEDLKENSSQENCEQDKTSNTQETDCASCKGEDSSCNAKEEQNLKTPEEKIAELEAQIAQLKQDSLYKAAENDNWRKRMMAQKEEAVAYANASLLGDLLESLDNFDRTIEAAKDVKEAASIVDGVKMINKSLVSMLENKYNLVAFGKDGEDFNPDIHEAIGMQEGDVKKEKIQQVYLKGYKLKDRIIRHAKVMVVKPKA from the coding sequence ATGGAAAACGATGATATGAAAGCAGAAAATCAGACTGCACAGAATCAAGAAGATTTAAAAGAAAACAGTTCACAAGAAAACTGTGAACAAGACAAAACTTCTAACACTCAAGAGACAGATTGTGCATCTTGCAAGGGCGAAGATTCATCTTGTAATGCTAAAGAAGAACAGAATTTAAAAACGCCAGAAGAAAAAATCGCGGAATTGGAAGCGCAGATTGCTCAACTCAAGCAAGACTCGCTTTACAAGGCAGCAGAAAACGACAATTGGCGCAAGCGCATGATGGCTCAAAAAGAAGAAGCGGTTGCTTATGCAAATGCAAGCCTTTTGGGCGATTTGCTTGAAAGTCTTGATAATTTTGATCGTACTATAGAAGCGGCAAAAGATGTAAAAGAGGCGGCTTCAATCGTAGACGGTGTCAAAATGATAAATAAATCGCTCGTCAGCATGCTCGAAAATAAATACAACTTGGTTGCTTTTGGAAAAGATGGCGAAGATTTTAATCCAGATATTCACGAAGCAATAGGAATGCAGGAAGGCGATGTTAAAAAGGAGAAAATCCAGCAGGTTTATCTGAAAGGATACAAACTTAAAGACAGGATAATCCGTCATGCAAAAGTAATGGTTGTAAAACCAAAAGCGTAA
- a CDS encoding glycosyl hydrolase family 28 protein, with amino-acid sequence MNYKMIKADVNLKKGILFLIFIFMIKQVFPQTMDFFLNVSAVTSNSAVISWKNMKESNSAIKDYAINLNGKRLELTSSKKAKEKNPFNFYQRESFYSQYSKKTTALKKGMKKNFFTFYSLDNLEPKTQYTVKICALNRFGKSILESQECVIVTKPKSQIFNVKDFGANSLIEVDKKILNDEQSRRAFIKANTKSIQNAIDACSKGGTVFIPDGFFVCGALHLKSYMTLQIEGILSASPFADDYDFGFLLYPYYEDKRYWGLLNAQNAENLSIIGSGTVNGNGWKYADKNGVKTDKLSTYFEEGDDEKHPFYKYVKGNRKTVYKDGILASSCALSYLDSIKKTPDTATDLELGFAYSSRSTTVILRNVKNLFIEGLTFVNPANHLINILDSSDITISSICEFSYDCNNGDGIGLICCQNAKIFNSFIDSGDDCIVFAAGVGKNAALYGQNGVSNVEIAGNYFHHGHGGVAFGSHTALGIEGVFIHDNVFNHTDTPFRIKSAPANGGFVRNILFEDNALVNIKNPFSMTTEYSDSGTVSKYGKAENPAVFYDIICRNCTVHKNSSYLVYIFADEQNPHKNIKFSGIEVSPKGNLRRYVKNCIDFEWEEK; translated from the coding sequence ATGAATTATAAAATGATAAAAGCAGATGTAAATTTGAAAAAAGGAATTTTATTTTTAATTTTTATTTTTATGATTAAACAAGTATTTCCTCAAACAATGGATTTTTTTCTAAATGTTTCCGCTGTAACTTCAAACTCGGCTGTTATTTCGTGGAAAAATATGAAGGAGTCAAATTCTGCGATAAAAGATTATGCCATAAATCTCAACGGAAAACGTCTCGAGTTGACATCGAGCAAAAAGGCAAAAGAGAAAAATCCATTTAACTTTTATCAGCGCGAAAGTTTTTATTCCCAATATTCAAAAAAAACGACAGCTTTAAAAAAGGGAATGAAAAAAAACTTTTTTACTTTTTATTCGCTCGACAATTTAGAACCGAAAACGCAATACACTGTAAAGATTTGCGCATTAAATCGCTTTGGAAAGTCGATTTTAGAGTCGCAAGAGTGTGTTATAGTTACCAAGCCAAAGTCTCAAATTTTTAATGTAAAGGATTTTGGGGCAAACAGTTTGATCGAAGTCGATAAAAAAATCTTAAACGATGAGCAGAGCCGTCGTGCATTCATAAAAGCGAATACAAAATCAATTCAAAACGCTATAGATGCTTGTTCAAAAGGTGGAACAGTTTTTATTCCAGACGGATTTTTTGTTTGCGGTGCTCTCCATTTAAAATCCTATATGACGCTTCAAATAGAAGGAATTTTGAGTGCATCTCCTTTTGCAGACGACTACGATTTTGGATTCCTTTTATATCCGTATTATGAAGATAAGCGCTATTGGGGGCTTTTAAATGCTCAAAATGCAGAAAACCTTAGCATAATTGGTAGCGGAACTGTAAACGGCAACGGCTGGAAATACGCAGACAAAAACGGTGTAAAAACAGACAAATTGAGCACTTATTTTGAAGAAGGCGATGACGAAAAGCATCCTTTTTACAAATATGTAAAGGGAAACAGAAAAACTGTTTATAAAGACGGCATTCTCGCTTCATCCTGTGCGCTTTCTTATCTGGATTCAATCAAAAAAACTCCAGATACTGCAACCGATTTGGAACTCGGATTTGCGTATTCTTCGCGGAGTACCACGGTTATACTTCGCAATGTAAAAAATCTTTTTATAGAAGGGCTTACATTTGTAAATCCAGCTAATCATCTTATAAATATTTTAGATTCATCTGATATTACTATTTCTTCAATTTGTGAATTTTCTTACGATTGCAACAACGGCGACGGAATAGGGCTTATCTGCTGCCAGAACGCAAAGATATTCAATTCCTTTATAGATTCGGGGGATGATTGCATTGTTTTTGCAGCAGGCGTTGGAAAAAATGCGGCTTTGTATGGGCAAAACGGTGTTTCAAATGTTGAAATCGCAGGCAATTATTTTCATCACGGGCATGGTGGAGTTGCATTTGGAAGCCACACCGCATTGGGAATAGAAGGCGTTTTTATTCATGACAATGTTTTTAATCATACCGACACTCCTTTTAGAATAAAGAGTGCTCCTGCAAATGGTGGTTTTGTTCGCAACATTTTGTTTGAAGACAATGCATTGGTAAACATCAAAAATCCTTTTAGCATGACAACCGAATATAGCGACAGCGGAACCGTCAGCAAATACGGCAAGGCAGAAAATCCTGCTGTTTTTTATGATATAATATGTCGCAACTGTACGGTGCACAAAAATTCAAGTTATCTGGTTTATATTTTTGCCGACGAACAAAATCCACACAAAAATATAAAATTTTCAGGAATCGAAGTTTCTCCAAAGGGAAATCTTCGCCGTTATGTAAAAAATTGTATTGATTTTGAATGGGAGGAAAAATGA
- the dnaJ gene encoding molecular chaperone DnaJ, producing the protein MAAKRDYYEVLGVKKDASSDDIKKAYRKLAVKYHPDRNPGNKEAEEKFKEATEAYEILSDEQKRPIYDQYGFAGLDGNSGFGSGGFSGSHAFHDFSDLFGGMGGGFSDIFEGIFGGGRSSSRSRNPNAAQTGQSLRYDLDISFKDAVYGTKAEIKFSHNEACSDCHGSGSAAGGTRKTCPSCGGTGQIRRQAGFFAVQQTCPSCGGEGTIIDKPCQKCHGSGFEEKSKRLTLSIPAGVDDGKRIVIHGEGDAGKNGGPAGDLIVVLHVERHTFFERSGQDLYCAVPVTMAQATLGETIFITTLDGKQIEFKLPAGTQNGKLLRIKNEGVPVINSTRKGDLYIKIIVQIPTKLSSRQKEILQEFLKIEGATTSPQPLPLSSLKN; encoded by the coding sequence ATGGCTGCAAAACGAGATTATTACGAAGTGCTGGGCGTTAAAAAAGATGCCTCTAGTGATGATATAAAAAAAGCTTACAGAAAATTAGCGGTGAAATATCATCCAGATCGAAACCCAGGAAATAAAGAGGCGGAAGAAAAATTTAAAGAAGCCACAGAAGCGTATGAAATTCTCTCTGACGAACAAAAACGTCCAATTTACGACCAATACGGTTTTGCAGGTCTTGACGGAAATTCAGGATTTGGAAGCGGTGGATTTTCTGGAAGCCATGCCTTTCATGATTTTAGCGACTTGTTTGGCGGAATGGGTGGCGGCTTTAGCGACATTTTTGAAGGAATTTTTGGAGGTGGACGCTCATCTTCTAGGAGCCGTAATCCAAATGCTGCTCAAACGGGACAGAGCCTTCGTTACGATTTAGATATTTCATTTAAAGATGCAGTTTACGGAACAAAAGCAGAGATAAAATTCTCTCACAACGAAGCGTGTTCAGACTGCCATGGTAGTGGCTCTGCAGCAGGCGGAACGAGAAAAACTTGTCCGTCTTGCGGTGGAACAGGACAGATAAGAAGGCAGGCAGGATTTTTTGCAGTTCAGCAAACTTGTCCGTCGTGTGGTGGTGAAGGCACTATTATAGATAAACCCTGCCAAAAATGTCATGGAAGTGGTTTTGAAGAAAAATCGAAGCGCTTAACTTTAAGTATTCCCGCTGGTGTTGACGATGGAAAACGAATCGTAATTCACGGGGAAGGCGATGCAGGCAAAAATGGTGGACCTGCTGGCGATTTGATCGTAGTTTTGCATGTTGAACGTCATACTTTTTTCGAAAGAAGCGGGCAAGATTTGTATTGTGCAGTTCCTGTTACAATGGCTCAGGCAACCTTGGGTGAAACAATCTTTATAACAACTTTGGACGGAAAACAGATTGAGTTTAAACTTCCTGCTGGAACTCAAAACGGAAAACTTCTCCGCATAAAAAATGAAGGAGTTCCTGTTATAAACAGCACAAGAAAGGGAGATTTGTACATAAAGATAATAGTTCAGATTCCAACAAAACTTTCTTCAAGGCAAAAAGAGATTTTGCAGGAATTCTTAAAAATAGAAGGTGCAACAACTTCACCACAGCCATTGCCACTTTCTTCATTAAAAAATTAA
- a CDS encoding RluA family pseudouridine synthase translates to MTQYTLKCEEKIRLDSLLRLKLPSLLKTEISNSKLRRLIISGSIFVNGKQIRIPAFTVFKGSSVVAEIEEEKLFFEKQPDDIDFQLCEKDILFEDESIIAVNKPCHFPSEASMVLSRKNLHSAVVDYLFKRQKREKPLAKNPPYVGIMHRLDRDTSGAILFTKTRTVNKAFHDMFEQHLIHKEYVAVCCGIPKKENFIVEFTMGRISRKSEPAKWGFLEEEKGGLASKTEFTVLNSKGNFCVVKCKLFTGRTHQIRVHLSSVALSILGDVLYGGLFNERIMLHSKKLSFIHPLTSEKIEIQSPLPSEFEIYLLK, encoded by the coding sequence ATGACGCAATACACTTTAAAATGCGAAGAGAAAATCAGGCTGGATTCTCTTTTGCGTTTAAAACTTCCTTCTCTTTTAAAAACTGAAATTTCAAATTCAAAGTTGCGCCGGCTCATAATTTCAGGTTCAATTTTTGTAAACGGCAAACAGATTAGAATTCCTGCATTTACGGTTTTTAAAGGGAGCAGCGTTGTTGCAGAAATTGAAGAAGAAAAACTCTTTTTTGAAAAACAGCCGGACGACATAGATTTTCAACTTTGCGAAAAAGATATACTTTTTGAAGATGAATCTATAATCGCCGTCAATAAGCCCTGCCATTTTCCGAGCGAAGCGAGCATGGTTTTGAGTCGAAAAAATCTTCATTCGGCAGTTGTTGATTACCTTTTTAAAAGGCAAAAACGAGAAAAACCGCTTGCAAAAAATCCGCCCTATGTTGGAATAATGCACCGTTTAGACCGTGATACTTCCGGGGCTATTCTTTTTACAAAAACGAGAACTGTAAACAAGGCTTTTCACGATATGTTTGAACAGCATTTAATTCACAAAGAATATGTTGCGGTGTGCTGTGGAATTCCAAAAAAAGAAAATTTTATAGTTGAGTTTACGATGGGCCGTATAAGCCGTAAATCTGAACCTGCAAAATGGGGCTTTTTGGAAGAAGAAAAAGGTGGACTTGCTTCCAAAACTGAATTTACTGTTTTAAATAGCAAAGGAAATTTTTGTGTTGTAAAATGCAAGCTCTTTACCGGCCGCACACATCAGATTCGAGTGCATCTTTCGTCTGTCGCTCTTTCTATTTTAGGCGATGTCCTCTACGGCGGGCTTTTTAACGAAAGGATAATGTTGCATTCAAAAAAACTTTCTTTTATTCATCCTCTTACGTCAGAAAAAATTGAAATTCAATCTCCACTGCCAAGCGAATTTGAGATTTATCTTTTAAAATGA